The following proteins are encoded in a genomic region of Actinomadura sp. NAK00032:
- the tuf gene encoding elongation factor Tu, with protein MAKAKFERTKPHVNIGTIGHIDHGKTTLTAAITKVLHDKYPDLNPFTPFEDIDKAPEERERGITISIAHVEYQTEARHYAHVDCPGHADYIKNMITGAAQMDGAILVVAATDGPMPQTKEHVLLARQVGVPYIVVALNKCDMVDDEEILELVELEVRELLSEYEFPGDDVPVVRVSAYQALQGDEKWGESIVELMTAVDENVPEPVRDTEKPFLMPIEDVFSITGRGTVVTGRIERGVVNVNETVDIIGIKPESTSTTVTGVEMFRKLLDQGQAGDNVGLLLRGIKREDVERGQCVIKPGTNTPHTEFEAQVYILSKDEGGRHTPFFNNYRPQFYFRTTDVTGVVNLPEGTEMVMPGDNTEMRVELIQPVAMEEGLKFAIREGGRTVGAGRVTKVIK; from the coding sequence GTGGCGAAGGCCAAGTTCGAGCGGACGAAGCCGCACGTGAACATCGGCACCATTGGACACATCGACCACGGTAAGACCACGCTTACCGCGGCGATCACCAAGGTGCTCCACGACAAGTACCCGGACCTCAACCCCTTCACGCCGTTCGAGGACATCGACAAGGCGCCGGAGGAGCGCGAGCGCGGCATCACGATCTCGATCGCGCACGTCGAGTACCAGACCGAGGCCCGGCACTACGCGCACGTCGACTGCCCGGGGCACGCGGACTACATCAAGAACATGATCACCGGTGCGGCGCAGATGGACGGCGCCATCCTGGTGGTCGCCGCCACCGACGGCCCGATGCCGCAGACCAAGGAGCACGTGCTCCTGGCCCGCCAGGTCGGCGTCCCCTACATCGTCGTCGCGCTGAACAAGTGCGACATGGTGGACGACGAGGAGATCCTGGAGCTCGTCGAGCTCGAGGTCCGCGAGCTGCTCTCCGAGTACGAGTTCCCGGGCGACGACGTCCCGGTCGTCCGCGTCTCCGCCTACCAGGCGCTGCAGGGCGACGAGAAGTGGGGCGAGTCCATCGTCGAGCTGATGACCGCCGTCGACGAGAACGTGCCCGAGCCGGTGCGCGACACCGAGAAGCCGTTCCTGATGCCGATCGAGGACGTCTTCTCGATCACCGGCCGCGGCACCGTCGTGACCGGCCGCATCGAGCGCGGTGTCGTCAACGTCAACGAGACCGTCGACATCATCGGCATCAAGCCCGAGTCCACCTCGACCACCGTCACCGGTGTCGAGATGTTCCGCAAGCTGCTCGACCAGGGCCAGGCGGGCGACAACGTCGGCCTGCTCCTGCGCGGCATCAAGCGCGAGGACGTCGAGCGCGGCCAGTGCGTCATCAAGCCGGGCACCAACACCCCGCACACCGAGTTCGAGGCGCAGGTCTACATCCTGTCCAAGGACGAGGGCGGCCGCCACACGCCGTTCTTCAACAACTACCGTCCGCAGTTCTACTTCCGGACCACGGACGTCACCGGCGTGGTGAACCTCCCCGAGGGCACCGAGATGGTCATGCCGGGCGACAACACCGAGATGCGCGTCGAGCTGATCCAGCCCGTCGCCATGGAGGAGGGCCTGAAGTTCGCCATCCGCGAGGGTGGCCGGACGGTGGGCGCCGGTCGCGTCACCAAGGTCATCAAGTAA
- the rpsL gene encoding 30S ribosomal protein S12, translating to MPTIQQLVRKGRQDKVTKNKTPALKGSPQRRGVCTRVYTTTPKKPNSALRKVARVRLTSGIEVTAYIPGVGHNLQEHSIVLVRGGRVKDLPGVRYKIIRGALDTQGVRNRKQGRSHYGAKKEKS from the coding sequence GTGCCCACGATCCAGCAGCTGGTCCGAAAGGGCCGCCAGGACAAGGTGACCAAGAACAAGACGCCCGCGCTCAAGGGCAGCCCCCAGCGCCGGGGCGTCTGCACGCGCGTCTACACGACGACGCCCAAGAAGCCGAACTCCGCGCTTCGCAAGGTCGCCCGTGTCCGCCTGACGAGCGGGATCGAGGTCACCGCCTACATCCCCGGCGTCGGTCACAACCTGCAGGAGCACTCCATCGTGCTCGTGCGCGGCGGCCGTGTGAAGGACCTCCCGGGCGTTCGGTACAAGATCATCCGCGGGGCTCTCGACACCCAGGGCGTCCGGAACCGCAAGCAAGGGCGCAGCCACTACGGCGCGAAGAAGGAGAAGAGCTGA
- the rpsS gene encoding 30S ribosomal protein S19 → MPRSLKKGPFVDDHLIKKVDAQNEKGTKNVIKTWSRRSMIVPDMIGHTIAVHDGRKHVPVFITDSMVGHKLGEFAPTRTFRSHVKEDRRSRRG, encoded by the coding sequence ATGCCACGTAGCCTTAAGAAGGGCCCGTTCGTGGACGACCACCTGATCAAGAAGGTGGACGCCCAGAACGAGAAGGGCACCAAGAACGTCATCAAGACGTGGTCGCGGCGCTCCATGATCGTGCCGGACATGATCGGTCACACGATCGCCGTGCACGACGGCCGCAAGCACGTCCCGGTGTTCATCACCGACTCGATGGTGGGGCACAAGCTCGGCGAGTTCGCGCCGACGCGCACGTTCCGCAGCCACGTCAAGGAAGACCGCCGCAGCCGCCGAGGCTGA
- the rplC gene encoding 50S ribosomal protein L3, with amino-acid sequence MSTQRKGVLGEKLGMTQVFDDEGRMVPVTVVQAGPCVVTQLKNQEKDGYTAVQIGFGQIDPRKVNKPRSGHFEKAGVTPRRYLVELRADDTTEYELGQEITADVFEAGQKIDVTGTSKGKGTAGVMKRHGFKGLSASHGTQRKHRSPGSIGGCATPGRVFKGLRMAGRHGNARTTVQNLTVHAIDAEKNLLLIKGAVPGPNGGVVLVRDAVKGTGK; translated from the coding sequence ATGAGTACGCAGAGGAAGGGCGTCCTGGGCGAGAAGCTCGGCATGACCCAGGTCTTCGACGATGAGGGCCGGATGGTTCCGGTGACCGTCGTCCAGGCCGGGCCGTGTGTCGTCACCCAGCTCAAGAACCAGGAGAAGGACGGCTACACCGCCGTCCAGATCGGGTTCGGGCAGATCGACCCGCGCAAGGTGAACAAGCCGCGCTCGGGTCACTTCGAGAAGGCCGGCGTCACGCCGCGCCGCTACCTCGTCGAACTGCGGGCCGACGACACCACCGAGTACGAACTCGGCCAGGAGATCACCGCCGACGTCTTCGAGGCCGGCCAGAAGATCGACGTGACCGGCACGAGCAAGGGCAAGGGCACCGCCGGTGTCATGAAGCGCCACGGCTTTAAGGGCCTGAGCGCCTCGCACGGCACCCAGCGCAAGCACCGCTCGCCGGGTTCGATCGGCGGCTGCGCGACCCCGGGTCGCGTCTTCAAGGGCCTCCGCATGGCGGGACGGCACGGCAACGCCCGTACCACCGTGCAGAACCTGACCGTCCACGCCATCGACGCGGAGAAGAACCTGCTGCTCATCAAGGGCGCGGTTCCCGGTCCCAACGGCGGCGTGGTGCTGGTCCGCGACGCAGTGAAGGGGACGGGCAAGTGA
- the rplB gene encoding 50S ribosomal protein L2, translating into MGIRNYKPTTPGRRGSSVADFVEITRDEPEKSLLRPLPKKGGRNNHGRITTRHQGGGHKRAYRLIDFRRHDKDGVPAKVAHIEYDPNRTARIALLHYVDGEKRYILAPRGLKQGDRVENGPGADIKPGNCLPLRNIPTGTVVHAIELRPGGGAKIARSAGAGVQLLAKEGKYATLRMPSGEMRMVDVRCRATVGEVGNAEQSNINWGKAGRMRWKGKRPTVRGVAMNPIDHPHGGGEGKTSGGRHPVNPGGKKEGRTRQANKSSDRLIVRRRSKKKR; encoded by the coding sequence ATGGGCATCCGTAACTACAAGCCGACGACTCCGGGGCGTCGCGGCTCCAGCGTGGCCGACTTCGTCGAGATCACACGCGACGAGCCGGAGAAGTCGCTGCTGCGTCCGCTCCCCAAGAAGGGCGGCCGCAACAACCACGGCCGCATCACGACCCGGCACCAGGGCGGCGGGCACAAGCGCGCCTACCGCCTGATCGACTTCCGCCGGCACGACAAGGACGGCGTGCCGGCCAAGGTCGCGCACATCGAGTACGACCCGAACCGCACCGCGCGGATCGCGCTGCTGCACTACGTGGACGGCGAGAAGCGCTACATCCTCGCCCCCCGCGGCCTCAAGCAGGGCGACCGGGTGGAGAACGGGCCGGGCGCGGACATCAAGCCGGGCAACTGCCTGCCGCTGCGCAACATCCCGACCGGTACGGTCGTGCACGCCATCGAGCTCCGCCCCGGCGGCGGCGCCAAGATCGCCCGCAGCGCGGGCGCCGGCGTCCAGCTGCTGGCCAAGGAGGGCAAGTACGCCACGCTGCGCATGCCCTCCGGCGAGATGCGGATGGTGGACGTGCGCTGCCGCGCCACGGTCGGCGAGGTCGGCAACGCCGAGCAGTCGAACATCAACTGGGGCAAGGCCGGCCGCATGCGGTGGAAGGGCAAGCGCCCGACCGTCCGCGGTGTCGCCATGAACCCGATCGACCACCCGCACGGCGGTGGTGAGGGCAAGACCTCCGGTGGCCGCCACCCGGTGAACCCCGGCGGCAAGAAGGAAGGCCGCACTCGCCAGGCGAACAAGTCGAGCGACCGGCTGATCGTCCGTCGTCGCAGCAAGAAGAAGCGGTAG
- the fusA gene encoding elongation factor G produces the protein MATKTGVDLAKVRNIGIMAHIDAGKTTTTERILFYTGMSYKIGEVHDGAATMDWMEQEQERGITITSAATTCHWSVDEADHTINIIDTPGHVDFTVEVERNLRVLDGAVAVFDGVAGVEPQSETVWRQADRYGVPRMCFVNKLDRVGAEFHRCVDMIESRLNATPLPLQLPIGAEADFKGVVDLVQMKALVWNEEAKLGEMYDTVEIPDTHAETAREWRDKLIETLAENDDEIMELYLEGEEPTVEQLYAGIRRATIAAKLTPVLCGTAFKNKGVQPLLDAIVRYLPSPLDVEAIEGHAVRDEEKVLKRLPSEEEPFSALAFKIASDPHLGKLTFVRIYSGVLESGTAVMNSVKERKERIGKIYRMHANKRTEIERAGAGDIVAVMGLKQTTTGETLSDDKDPIVLESMNFPAPVIHVAIEPKTKADQQKLGTAIQRLAEEDPSFQVRTEEDTGQTVISGMGELHLEILVDRMKREFKVEANVGKPQVAYRETITRKVEKVEYTHKKQTGGSGQFGRVIIDLEPLGGGSDGYEFENKVTGGRIPREYIPSVDAGCQEAADFGVLAGYPMVGVKVTLRDGAYHEVDSSEMAFKVAGSMAFKEAARKASPTLLEPMMAVEVTTPEDNMGDVIGDLNSRRGQVQSMDERHGMRVIKALVPLSEMFGYVGDLRSKTQGRAVFTMQFDSYAEVPTNVAQEIIAKARGE, from the coding sequence GTGGCTACCAAAACCGGTGTAGACCTGGCCAAGGTCCGCAACATCGGGATCATGGCCCATATCGACGCGGGCAAGACCACGACGACCGAGCGCATCCTGTTCTACACCGGGATGAGCTACAAGATCGGCGAAGTCCACGACGGTGCGGCCACCATGGACTGGATGGAGCAGGAGCAGGAGCGGGGGATCACCATCACCTCCGCCGCGACCACCTGCCACTGGTCCGTGGACGAAGCCGATCACACGATCAACATCATCGACACCCCCGGGCACGTCGACTTCACCGTCGAGGTGGAGCGCAACCTGCGGGTGCTCGACGGTGCGGTCGCGGTGTTCGACGGTGTCGCCGGTGTGGAGCCCCAGTCCGAGACCGTGTGGCGCCAGGCCGACCGGTACGGCGTGCCCCGCATGTGCTTCGTCAACAAGCTCGACCGGGTCGGCGCGGAGTTCCACCGCTGCGTCGACATGATCGAGAGCCGCCTCAACGCGACGCCGCTGCCGCTGCAGCTGCCGATCGGCGCCGAGGCCGACTTCAAGGGCGTCGTCGACCTCGTCCAGATGAAGGCCCTCGTGTGGAACGAGGAGGCCAAGCTCGGCGAGATGTACGACACGGTCGAGATCCCCGACACCCACGCCGAGACGGCGCGCGAGTGGCGCGACAAGCTGATCGAGACCCTCGCCGAGAACGACGACGAGATCATGGAGCTGTACCTGGAGGGCGAGGAGCCCACGGTCGAGCAGCTCTACGCCGGCATCCGCCGCGCGACGATCGCCGCGAAGCTCACCCCGGTGCTGTGCGGCACCGCCTTCAAGAACAAGGGCGTGCAGCCGCTGCTGGACGCGATCGTCCGCTACCTGCCCTCCCCGCTCGACGTCGAGGCCATCGAGGGCCACGCCGTCCGCGACGAGGAGAAGGTGCTCAAGCGGCTGCCGAGCGAGGAGGAGCCCTTCTCCGCCCTGGCGTTCAAGATCGCCAGCGACCCGCACCTGGGCAAGCTGACGTTCGTGCGCATCTACTCCGGTGTGCTGGAGTCCGGCACCGCCGTGATGAACTCCGTCAAGGAGCGCAAGGAGCGCATCGGCAAGATCTACCGGATGCACGCCAACAAGCGCACCGAGATCGAGCGCGCCGGCGCGGGCGACATCGTCGCGGTGATGGGCCTCAAGCAGACCACCACCGGTGAGACGCTGTCCGACGACAAGGACCCCATCGTCCTGGAGTCGATGAACTTCCCGGCGCCGGTGATCCACGTCGCGATCGAGCCGAAGACCAAGGCCGACCAGCAGAAGCTGGGCACCGCGATCCAGCGGCTGGCCGAGGAGGACCCGTCCTTCCAGGTCCGCACCGAGGAGGACACCGGCCAGACCGTCATCTCCGGCATGGGCGAGCTCCACCTGGAGATCCTCGTCGACCGGATGAAGCGCGAGTTCAAGGTCGAGGCCAACGTCGGCAAGCCGCAGGTCGCCTACCGCGAGACGATCACCCGCAAGGTCGAGAAGGTCGAGTACACCCACAAGAAGCAGACGGGTGGCTCCGGCCAGTTCGGCCGCGTGATCATCGACCTGGAGCCGCTCGGCGGCGGGTCCGACGGCTACGAGTTCGAGAACAAGGTCACCGGTGGCCGCATCCCCCGGGAGTACATCCCGTCGGTGGACGCGGGCTGCCAGGAGGCCGCCGACTTCGGTGTCCTGGCCGGCTACCCGATGGTGGGGGTCAAGGTCACCCTGCGGGACGGCGCCTACCACGAGGTCGACTCCTCGGAGATGGCGTTCAAGGTCGCCGGTTCCATGGCGTTCAAGGAGGCCGCCCGCAAGGCGTCCCCCACGCTGCTGGAGCCGATGATGGCGGTCGAGGTCACCACGCCCGAGGACAACATGGGCGATGTGATCGGCGACCTCAACAGCCGCCGCGGTCAGGTCCAGTCCATGGACGAGCGGCACGGCATGCGCGTCATCAAGGCGCTCGTGCCCCTGTCGGAGATGTTCGGCTACGTGGGTGATCTGCGCAGCAAGACCCAGGGCCGGGCTGTTTTCACCATGCAGTTCGACTCCTACGCCGAGGTTCCCACGAATGTGGCGCAGGAGATCATCGCCAAGGCGCGGGGCGAATAG
- a CDS encoding aldo/keto reductase, with protein MEQVRLGATGLKVSRICLGMMSYGDPAVRKWALGEGEAEPIVRRAAEGGVTFFDTADVYSVGVSEEITGRLLPKLFARRDDYVLATKVCMPMGDGPNDRGLSRKHIMAGIDASLRRLGTDYVDLYQIHRWDYGTPIEETMEALHDVVRAGKARYIGASSMFAWQFAKAQHTAETRGWTKFVSMQNHYNLLYREEEREMNPLCVDQGVGLIPWSPLARGMLAGNRERGGERKTVRSQNDAFGDGLYTDDDFDVVDAVREVAGEKGVPAAQVALAWLLGRPGVTAPIVGATKLTHMDDAIAAERLELDEKDIARLEAPYRPHAISGHL; from the coding sequence ATGGAACAGGTACGGCTCGGCGCCACCGGGCTGAAGGTCTCGCGGATCTGCCTCGGGATGATGAGCTACGGCGACCCCGCGGTGCGCAAGTGGGCGCTCGGCGAGGGCGAGGCGGAGCCGATCGTCCGGCGGGCCGCCGAGGGTGGGGTCACGTTCTTCGACACCGCCGACGTCTACTCGGTGGGAGTGAGCGAGGAGATCACCGGGCGCCTTCTGCCGAAGCTGTTCGCCCGGCGCGACGACTACGTCCTGGCCACCAAGGTCTGCATGCCCATGGGGGACGGCCCGAACGACCGGGGTCTGTCCCGCAAGCACATCATGGCCGGCATCGACGCCTCGCTCAGGCGGCTGGGCACCGACTACGTCGACCTCTACCAGATCCACCGCTGGGACTACGGGACGCCCATCGAGGAGACCATGGAGGCCCTGCACGACGTGGTGCGCGCGGGCAAGGCGCGCTACATAGGGGCGTCCAGCATGTTCGCGTGGCAGTTCGCCAAGGCCCAGCACACCGCCGAGACCCGCGGCTGGACGAAGTTCGTCTCGATGCAGAACCACTACAACCTCCTCTATAGAGAGGAGGAGCGCGAGATGAATCCGCTCTGCGTCGACCAGGGGGTGGGCCTCATCCCGTGGAGCCCGCTGGCGCGCGGCATGCTCGCCGGGAACAGGGAGCGGGGCGGCGAGCGCAAGACCGTCCGGTCCCAGAACGACGCCTTCGGCGACGGCCTCTATACCGACGACGACTTCGACGTCGTCGACGCCGTGCGCGAGGTGGCGGGGGAGAAGGGTGTCCCGGCGGCGCAGGTGGCGCTCGCGTGGCTGCTCGGACGGCCCGGGGTGACCGCGCCGATCGTCGGAGCGACGAAACTCACTCACATGGACGACGCGATCGCCGCGGAGCGCCTCGAACTGGACGAGAAGGACATCGCGCGGCTGGAGGCCCCGTACCGTCCGCACGCGATCTCAGGGCACCTCTGA
- the rpsJ gene encoding 30S ribosomal protein S10, whose translation MAGQKIRIRLKAYDHEVIDTSAKKIVETVTRTGAKVAGPVPLPTEKNVYCVIRSPHKYKDSREHFEMRTHKRLIDIIDPTPKTVDSLMRLDLPAGVDIEIKL comes from the coding sequence ATGGCGGGACAGAAGATCCGCATCCGGCTCAAGGCCTACGACCACGAGGTCATCGACACCTCCGCGAAGAAGATCGTTGAGACGGTGACGCGGACGGGCGCCAAGGTCGCGGGCCCGGTGCCGCTGCCGACCGAGAAGAACGTGTACTGCGTCATCCGCTCGCCGCACAAGTACAAGGACAGCCGCGAGCACTTCGAGATGCGCACGCACAAGCGGTTGATCGACATCATCGACCCGACGCCCAAGACGGTCGACTCGCTGATGCGGCTCGACCTTCCGGCCGGCGTTGACATCGAGATCAAGCTCTAA
- the rplV gene encoding 50S ribosomal protein L22: MEARAQARYIRVTPRKARRVVDLIRGLPAAEAQAVLRFAPQAASEPVGKVLASAIANAEHNFKLDSDTLVVSRAWVDEGPTLKRFRPRAQGRAYRINKRTSHITVVVESRDDAVSASGGGKKTRRAR; the protein is encoded by the coding sequence ATGGAAGCCAGGGCCCAGGCGCGGTACATCCGCGTCACGCCCAGGAAGGCCCGCCGCGTGGTGGACCTCATCCGCGGCCTGCCTGCCGCGGAGGCTCAGGCGGTGCTGCGGTTCGCCCCCCAGGCTGCGAGTGAGCCGGTGGGCAAGGTGCTGGCGAGTGCCATCGCCAACGCCGAGCACAACTTCAAGCTCGACTCGGACACGCTCGTCGTGAGCCGTGCGTGGGTGGACGAGGGGCCGACGCTCAAGCGTTTCCGCCCCCGTGCCCAGGGCCGGGCTTACCGCATCAACAAGCGCACGAGCCACATCACCGTGGTCGTGGAATCGCGGGACGACGCGGTGTCCGCGTCGGGCGGCGGTAAGAAGACGAGGAGGGCCCGGTAG
- the rpsG gene encoding 30S ribosomal protein S7 — MPRKGPAGKRQLIADPVYNSPLVTALINKILLDGKRSIAQSIVYDALEGAREKTGNDPVVTLKRALDNVKPTLEVRSRRVGGATYQVPVEVRPARSTTLALRWLVVYARQRREKTMTERLMNELLDASNGLGASVKKREDTHKMAESNKAFAHYRW; from the coding sequence ATGCCGCGCAAGGGCCCTGCTGGCAAGCGCCAGCTGATCGCTGACCCGGTGTACAACTCGCCGCTGGTCACCGCGCTCATCAACAAGATTCTCCTGGACGGCAAGCGCTCGATCGCGCAGAGCATCGTGTACGACGCCCTCGAGGGCGCCCGCGAGAAGACCGGCAACGACCCGGTCGTCACGCTGAAGCGCGCGCTCGACAATGTCAAGCCCACCCTGGAGGTCCGCAGCCGCCGCGTCGGTGGCGCGACCTACCAGGTCCCCGTGGAGGTGCGGCCGGCCCGCAGCACCACGCTCGCCCTGCGCTGGCTGGTGGTGTACGCCCGGCAGCGCCGCGAGAAGACCATGACCGAGCGGCTGATGAACGAGCTGCTCGACGCGAGCAACGGTCTTGGCGCGTCTGTCAAGAAGCGCGAGGACACGCACAAGATGGCGGAGTCCAACAAGGCCTTCGCTCACTACCGCTGGTAA
- the rplD gene encoding 50S ribosomal protein L4, translated as MTSKLDIDLPGEVFDAKTSVPLIHQVVVAQLAAARQGTHATKTRGDVRGGGKKPYRQKGTGRARQGSTRAPQFAGGGIVHGPQPRDYSQKTPKKMKAAALRGALSDRARFGRVHVVDGLIEGDTPKTKTALKALREVTEAKRVLLVLDREDELTWKSLRNEPSVHVLVSDQLNTYDVLVNDDVVFTKAAYDEFISRAAKK; from the coding sequence GTGACCTCCAAGCTCGACATCGACCTGCCCGGCGAGGTCTTCGACGCGAAGACCAGCGTGCCGCTGATCCACCAGGTCGTGGTGGCGCAGCTGGCCGCGGCGCGCCAGGGCACGCACGCCACCAAGACCCGCGGCGACGTCCGCGGCGGTGGCAAGAAGCCGTACCGGCAGAAGGGCACCGGCCGCGCCCGCCAGGGCTCGACCCGCGCGCCCCAGTTCGCCGGCGGCGGCATCGTGCACGGCCCGCAGCCGCGGGACTACTCGCAGAAGACGCCCAAGAAGATGAAGGCCGCCGCGCTGCGCGGCGCCCTGTCCGACCGCGCCCGGTTCGGCCGGGTGCACGTCGTGGACGGGCTCATCGAGGGCGACACCCCGAAGACGAAGACGGCGCTGAAGGCCCTGCGCGAGGTCACCGAGGCCAAGCGCGTCCTCCTGGTCCTGGACCGCGAGGACGAGCTGACCTGGAAGAGCCTGCGCAACGAGCCGAGCGTGCACGTGCTCGTCTCCGACCAGCTCAACACCTACGACGTGCTGGTGAACGACGACGTCGTCTTCACGAAGGCGGCGTACGACGAGTTCATCTCGCGCGCGGCGAAGAAGTAA
- a CDS encoding transposase, producing MGNSSQPLHGAAPPPESPPPSAARRCRRRCPRARPAAPERIVKVDPAHTSQACNACGRRARDNHESRAVFRCVACGHQANADVNAARHIRRHRCGTHGGRAGRRAVGRAGAPRTSTPSPL from the coding sequence ATGGGCAACTCCTCTCAACCCCTCCACGGTGCCGCGCCGCCCCCCGAATCACCACCCCCATCCGCTGCACGGCGGTGTCGGCGGCGCTGTCCACGGGCGAGACCAGCAGCACCAGAACGGATCGTCAAGGTTGACCCGGCGCACACGTCGCAGGCCTGCAACGCGTGTGGGCGCCGCGCCCGGGACAACCACGAGAGCCGAGCGGTGTTCCGATGCGTCGCCTGCGGGCACCAGGCCAACGCCGACGTCAACGCCGCCCGCCACATCCGAAGACACCGCTGTGGGACGCACGGTGGCCGCGCGGGGAGGCGCGCCGTCGGGCGGGCCGGTGCACCGCGAACCTCAACCCCGTCTCCCCTGTGA
- the rplW gene encoding 50S ribosomal protein L23, with amino-acid sequence MNKIADPRDVIIAPVVSEKSYGLLDENKYTFVVRPDANKTQIKQAVEAVFGVKVTNVNTLNRPGKRKRTRFGYGKRKDTKRAIVSLAEGERIDIFGGPA; translated from the coding sequence ATGAACAAGATCGCTGACCCCCGCGACGTCATCATCGCGCCGGTCGTCTCGGAGAAGAGCTACGGGCTGCTGGACGAGAACAAGTACACGTTCGTCGTCCGCCCGGACGCCAACAAGACGCAGATCAAGCAGGCCGTCGAGGCGGTGTTCGGCGTCAAGGTGACGAACGTGAACACGCTCAACCGCCCGGGCAAGCGCAAGCGGACCCGGTTCGGCTACGGCAAGCGCAAGGACACCAAGCGCGCCATCGTCAGCCTGGCTGAGGGCGAGCGGATCGACATCTTCGGCGGCCCGGCCTAA